A genomic stretch from Setaria italica strain Yugu1 chromosome VII, Setaria_italica_v2.0, whole genome shotgun sequence includes:
- the LOC101754406 gene encoding transcription factor bHLH96 — MTLEALCAPRSDVLVYDTFNAAAACAASAGSFLFGNAPAVEPSPAPAAQAPGAEGESRVQQQGRRKRRRRQRSVRNAEDAENQRMTHIAVERNRRRQMNEYLAVLRSLMPESYVHRSDQASVVSGAIDFVKELEQQLQSLEAQKLALQQQQRRDTAAAERDAAPTPARDPAPAAEDAAAREAAAERPPFARFFRYPQYSWRHAPPREDGAAAAAAAVGAEEDVSRASAVADVEVGMVVDAHASLRVMAPRRPGQLLKLVARMQALGLAVLHLNVTAALGGELALYTLSLKVEEGCGLTTAEDIAAAAHHVLCVIDAEAAAAAAAQRLLAPGAGQPEPLVGTNPPPLHR, encoded by the exons ATGACGCTGGAAGCTCTGTGCGCGCCCAGGAGCGACGTCCTCGTCTACGACACcttcaacgccgccgccgcgtgtgCCGCCTCGGCCGGGAGCTTCCTCTTCGGCAATGCGCCGGCGGTGGAACCGTCGCCAGCGCCGGCCGCCCAGGCGCCGGGCGCGGAGGGGGAGAGCAGGGTGCAGCAGCAGGgaaggaggaagcggcggcggcggcagaggagcGTCAGGAACGCCGAGGACGCCGAGAACCAGCGGATGACCCACATCGCCGTCGAGCGCAACCGACGCCGCCAGATGAACGAGTACCTCGCCGTGCTCCGCTCGCTCATGCCGGAATCCTACGTCCACCGG AGCGACCAGGCATCCGTTGTCAGCGGCGCCATCGATTTCGTGAAGGAGCTCGAGCAGCAGCTGCAATCCCTGGAGGCGCAGAAGCTGgcgttgcagcagcagcaacgccgcgacacggcggcggcggaacgcGACGCGGCGCCGACGCCAGCCCGCGACCCCGCGCCAGCGGCCGAGGATGCCGCggcgcgcgaggcggcggcggagcggcccCCGTTCGCGCGGTTCTTCCGGTACCCGCAGTACTCGTggcgccacgcgccgccgcgAGAGGAtggcgccgcagccgccgccgccgccgtcggcgcggaggaggacgtGAGCCGCGCCTCCGCGGTGGCGGACGTGGAGGTGGGCATGGTGGTGGACGCGCACGCCAGCCTCCGCGTgatggcgccgcggcggcccggGCAGCTGCTGAAGTTGGTGGCCAGGATGCAGGCGCTGGGGCTTGCCGTGCTGCACCTCAACGTGACCGCGGCGCTCGGCGGCGAGCTGGCGCTCTACACGCTCAGCCTCAAG GTAGAGGAAGGGTGCGGCCTGACGACGGCGGAGGacatcgccgcggcggcgcaccaCGTGCTCTGCGTCATcgacgccgaggccgcggcggcggcggcggcgcagcggctgCTCGCTCCCGGCGCGGGGCAGCCGGAACCTCTAGTCGGTACGaacccgccgcccctccaccgATGA
- the LOC101755077 gene encoding E3 ubiquitin-protein ligase Os04g0590900, producing the protein MASSPLAISGAQPTWVPYEATKDCSQGLCSMYCPQWCYFIFPPPPPFDVGGPSPDDSSGPVFSPLVIAIIGVLAIAFLLVSYYTFISRYCSTFGSFRGRVLGSSSGGAARGSGGGGGGGSSHGQYRSQESWNVSPSTGLDEALISKITLCKYKRGDASVHTTDCSVCLGEFRDGESLRLLPKCSHAFHQQCIDKWLKSHSNCPLCRSNITFIAVGMGMATPEPEGRGPGESAGRDTQAAEVVVVMDDLEIMCDEQQSVAGSSDGDDQEANGGTAEGMDEGDSKAEIREECPSPPKRGPSSSDPNPDSRMSIADVLQASMEDELMAARESGLLAGGAGTSRRCHGENSKEWGRSSWRALPDAMDSVPTKRLPSAGRSCFSSKSGRGRDSDLPM; encoded by the coding sequence ATGGCCTCTTCACCACTTGCAATCTCGGGGGCACAGCCTACCTGGGTCCCCTATGAGGCAACCAAAGATTGCTCTCAGGGCCTGTGCAGCATGTACTGCCCCCAGTGGTGCTACTTCAtcttccctccgccgccgccgttcgacGTCGGTGGACCCAGTCCCGACGACTCCTCCGGCCCCGTCTTCTCCCCGCTTGTCATCGCTATCATCGGTGTGCTGGCCAtcgccttcctcctcgtcaGCTATTACACCTTCATCTCCAGGTACTGCAGCACCTTCGGTTCCTTCCGGGGCAGAGTCCTTGGCTCCAGCTCAGGTGGCGCTGCccgcggcagcggtggcggtggtggcggaggtagCAGCCATGGACAGTACAGGAGTCAAGAATCCTGGAACGTCTCGCCGTCGACCGGGCTGGATGAGGCCCTGATCAGCAAGATCACCTTGTGCAAGTACAAGCGTGGCGACGCCTCGGTCCACACCACGGACTGCTCGGTCTGCCTCGGCGAGTTCAGGGACGGGGAGAGCCTCCGGTTGCTGCCCAAGTGCAGCCATGCCTTCCACCAGCAATGCATCGACAAGTGGCTCAAGTCGCACTCCAACTGCCCTCTCTGCCGCTCCAACATCACGTTCATCGCCGTGGGGATGGGGATGGCGACGCCGGAGCCAGAGGGCCGTGGTCCAGGCGAGAGCGCTGGGAGAGACACCCAAGCAGCAGAGGTGGTTGTGGTGATGGATGACTTGGAAATCATGTGCGACGAGCAGCAGAGCGTGGCGGGCAGCAGCGACGGCGACGATCAGGAAGCAAATGGTGGCACAGCCGAGGGAATGGACGAGGGAGACAGCAAGGCTGAAATCAGAGAAGAATGCCCGTCGCCACCGAAGAGGGGCCCTTCGTCGTCGGACCCGAACCCCGACAGCCGCATGTCCATCGCCGACGTTCTGCAGGCCAGCATGGAAGACGAGCTCATGGCAGCCAGGGAGAGCGGCCTCCTTGCAGGTGGCGCGGGCACGTCAAGACGGTGCCATGGCGAGAACAGCAAGGAATGGGGCCGCAGCAGCTGGCGCGCATTGCCGGACGCCATGGACTCCGTGCCGACGAAGCGGTTGCCGTCGGCCGGGCGGTCGTGCTTCAGCAGCAAGAGTGGAAGGGGAAGGGATTCGGATCTTCCGATGTGA